One genomic segment of Entelurus aequoreus isolate RoL-2023_Sb linkage group LG25, RoL_Eaeq_v1.1, whole genome shotgun sequence includes these proteins:
- the tfap4 gene encoding transcription factor AP-4 isoform X3, whose protein sequence is MQSINAGFQSLKTLIPHSDGEKLSKAAILQQTADYIFALEQEKTRLLQQNNQLKRIIQELSGSSPKRRRVEEKDEGIGSPDILEEEKTDDLRREMVELRQQLEKERSTRMMLEDQMHSIDAHLYPEKLKALAQEVQEQQHKQLERDLTPVHSPQVFAPATPPAPTHHPTVIVPAPVQPQQPHHVTVVTMGPASVINTVSTSRQNLDTIVQAIQHIEGTQGKSCEEEQRRAVIVSSGRVLSDNDELDDSSLP, encoded by the exons ATGCAGAGCATCAACGCCGGTTTCCAGTCGCTCAAAACGCTCATCCCGCACAGTGATGGGGAGAAGCTCAGCAAG GCCGCCATCTTGCAACAAACAGCGGACTACATTTTCGCTTTGGAGCAGGAGAAGACACGGTTACTGCAGCAGAACAATCAACTCAAGCGAATCATACAA GAGCTAAGTGGCTCCTCCCCAAAACGGAGGCGCGTGGAAGAGAAGGACGAAGGCATCGGCTCGCCTGACATCCTGGAAGAGGAGAAAACGGACGACCTGAGGAGGGAGATGGTCGAGCTGAGGCAGCAGCTGGAGAAAGAGCGCTCCACTCGGATGATGCTGGAAGACCAG ATGCACTCCATCGACGCTCACTTGTACCCGGAAAAACTGAAGGCTCTAGCCCAGGAGGTCCAGGAACAGCAACATAAGCAGCTGGAAAGGGACCTCACACCTGTTCATAGcccacag GTGTTTGCCCCAGCGACCCCTCCTGCCCCCACACACCACCCCACTGTCATCGTCCCAGCGCCAGTCCAACCTCAGCAGCCCCATCACGTCACCGTGGTAACCATGGGCCCGGCGTCTGTCATCAACACGGTCTCCACATCCCGACAGAACCTGGACACCATTGTTCAA GCGATCCAGCACATCGAGGGCACCCAAGGGAAAAGTTGCGAGGAGGAGCAGCGGCGGGCGGTCATCGTGTCCTCGGGACGCGTCCTCTCTGACAACGACGAGCTTGACGACTCCTCGCTGCCATGA
- the tfap4 gene encoding transcription factor AP-4 isoform X2, protein MEYFMVPAQKVPSLPHFRKTEKEVIGGLCSLANIPLTPETARDQERRIRREIANSNERRRMQSINAGFQSLKTLIPHSDGEKLSKAAILQQTADYIFALEQEKTRLLQQNNQLKRIIQELSGSSPKRRRVEEKDEGIGSPDILEEEKTDDLRREMVELRQQLEKERSTRMMLEDQMHSIDAHLYPEKLKALAQEVQEQQHKQLERDLTPVHSPQVFAPATPPAPTHHPTVIVPAPVQPQQPHHVTVVTMGPASVINTVSTSRQNLDTIVQAIQHIEGTQGKSCEEEQRRAVIVSSGRVLSDNDELDDSSLP, encoded by the exons TCTGGCCAACATTCCTCTAACCCCAGAAACAGCCCGCGACCAAGAGAGGCGGATTCGCAGAGAGATCGCCAACAGCAACGAGCGTCGGCGCATGCAGAGCATCAACGCCGGTTTCCAGTCGCTCAAAACGCTCATCCCGCACAGTGATGGGGAGAAGCTCAGCAAG GCCGCCATCTTGCAACAAACAGCGGACTACATTTTCGCTTTGGAGCAGGAGAAGACACGGTTACTGCAGCAGAACAATCAACTCAAGCGAATCATACAA GAGCTAAGTGGCTCCTCCCCAAAACGGAGGCGCGTGGAAGAGAAGGACGAAGGCATCGGCTCGCCTGACATCCTGGAAGAGGAGAAAACGGACGACCTGAGGAGGGAGATGGTCGAGCTGAGGCAGCAGCTGGAGAAAGAGCGCTCCACTCGGATGATGCTGGAAGACCAG ATGCACTCCATCGACGCTCACTTGTACCCGGAAAAACTGAAGGCTCTAGCCCAGGAGGTCCAGGAACAGCAACATAAGCAGCTGGAAAGGGACCTCACACCTGTTCATAGcccacag GTGTTTGCCCCAGCGACCCCTCCTGCCCCCACACACCACCCCACTGTCATCGTCCCAGCGCCAGTCCAACCTCAGCAGCCCCATCACGTCACCGTGGTAACCATGGGCCCGGCGTCTGTCATCAACACGGTCTCCACATCCCGACAGAACCTGGACACCATTGTTCAA GCGATCCAGCACATCGAGGGCACCCAAGGGAAAAGTTGCGAGGAGGAGCAGCGGCGGGCGGTCATCGTGTCCTCGGGACGCGTCCTCTCTGACAACGACGAGCTTGACGACTCCTCGCTGCCATGA